In Mycteria americana isolate JAX WOST 10 ecotype Jacksonville Zoo and Gardens chromosome 5, USCA_MyAme_1.0, whole genome shotgun sequence, one DNA window encodes the following:
- the WDR89 gene encoding WD repeat-containing protein 89, producing the protein MTAVEKIEEQLASLRIAKRSTLSEEPAYLLDIDLSKPAQSENSRFVAVSCSNKSIRVYNRETLNFLWEYSSRPGILNGVRFAHACDSIVFSACSDGTVKCWDIRLATQKAVQIFSGYPSNVFISFDINCSDLIICAGTEEIEKDTFLVFWDARGITNCASATKEPLGVYSESHNDDITKISFHPTKPNLVVSGSTDGLVNVFDINKDNEDDALLSTCNSDSSVSFIGWSGKDYNQVYCMTHDEGFCWWDIAQLDTEEPITLLHVLDVRDAVCIENDSLHYLVGGLYHEKADKLFLIGGTSTGNIHLISCSTDGLSLVGTLCGGHSAAVRSFCWNLTDESLLTGGEDAQLLLWKPGAVERSLAKKASMKIASSVQKRVRVHNSSLKSRKK; encoded by the coding sequence ATGACTGCAGTGGAGAAGATTGAGGAGCAGCTTGCTAGTCTGCGCATAGCAAAACGTTCTACACTAAGTGAGGAACCTGCTTACTTACTGGATATAGACCTTTCCAAACCTGCTCAATCTGAAAACAGTCGCTTTGTGGCAGTTTCGTGTTCCAATAAGTCAATTAGGGTATATAACAGGGAAACATTAAACTTCCTGTGGGAGTACAGTAGCCGTCCTGGGATACTTAATGGAGTCAGATTTGCACACGCGTGTGACAGCATAGTGTTTTCAGCATGCAGTGATGGTACAGTAAAATGTTGGGATATTCGTTTAGCAACTCAGAAGGCTGTGCAGATATTTAGTGGCTATCCTTCCAATGTTTTCATCAGTTTTGATATCAACTGCAGCGATCTCATAATTTGTGCTGGAACAGAAGAAATTGAAAAGGACACGTTTCTGGTGTTTTGGGATGCAAGAGGCATTACGAACTGTGCCAGCGCAACTAAAGAGCCCTTGGGAGTCTATTCTGAAAGTCACAATGATGACATCACTAAAATTAGTTTTCATCCTACCAAACCCAATTTGGTAGTTTCTGGGTCAACTGATGGGTTGGTTAATGTGTTTGACATTAACAAGGATAACGAAGATGATGCTTTGCTCTCAACTTGCAATTCAGATTCATCAGTAAGTTTTATTGGCTGGTCTGGGAAAGATTATAACCAGGTCTACTGCATGACACACGATGAGGGATTTTGTTGGTGGGACATTGCTCAGTTAGATACCGAAGAACCAATAACACTATTGCATGTGCTGGATGTCAGAGACGCAGTCTGCATTGAAAACGACAGCTTGCATTACCTAGTAGGTGGCTTGTACCACGAAAAGGCGGACAAACTCTTTCTCATTGGGGGAACGTCCACAGGAAACATTCACCTGATCAGCTGCAGCACCGATGGACTGAGCCTGGTGGGTACCCTTTGCGGGGGACACTCGGCCGCTGTTCGCTCTTTCTGCTGGAACCTGACAGATGAGTCTCTTTTGACGGGTGGAGAGGATGCTCAGCTGTTGCTATGGAAACCCGGAGCTGTGGAAAGGTCCCTCGCAAAGAAAGCGTCTATGAAGATTGCTTCTTCCGTGCAGAAGAGAGTAAGAGTTCACAACAGCTCCCTCAAAAGCAGGAAGAAGTGA